From a region of the uncultured Desulfatiglans sp. genome:
- a CDS encoding hypothetical protein (Evidence 5 : Unknown function), with the protein MPTRNPHFQYDKKESAWVIRAGVGGAAESCFLEQNAVALEDQGMGDLSRIDPVREAFYEAYRSMNKHETRTAIAGIGGKFYRFVHDIQIGDIVLYPSLKTKEVFCGEIIGEYQFLKENKDFPHQRKVHWITNFPKDCLSKAAQYELGAARTLFKYQKNLSEIIDKLRSAQKSGD; encoded by the coding sequence ATGCCAACGCGTAACCCTCATTTTCAATACGATAAGAAGGAATCAGCTTGGGTAATCCGTGCCGGTGTTGGAGGAGCTGCTGAAAGCTGTTTTTTGGAACAGAATGCGGTTGCTTTAGAAGACCAGGGGATGGGAGACCTCTCTAGGATAGACCCCGTGCGTGAAGCCTTTTATGAAGCTTATCGCTCAATGAATAAACACGAAACGCGTACGGCAATCGCTGGCATTGGAGGAAAGTTTTATCGTTTTGTTCATGACATTCAAATTGGCGATATCGTTCTGTATCCTTCACTAAAAACAAAAGAAGTGTTTTGCGGCGAGATTATTGGTGAATACCAATTTCTTAAAGAGAATAAAGATTTCCCGCACCAGCGTAAGGTCCACTGGATAACCAATTTTCCAAAGGATTGTTTGTCAAAGGCAGCGCAATATGAGCTGGGAGCTGCTCGCACCTTGTTCAAGTATCAGAAGAACCTGAGCGAAATAATTGACAAACTGAGAAGCGCTCAGAAAAGTGGAGACTAA
- a CDS encoding DNA methylase N-4/N-6 domain-containing protein — MARKYDPHAGSLFKKEVPEMPEGYYSGDKPNPNLRTFVEQHLKERPYDPETDDYDVPAFDKPIETTKATAIYNMHTYWSKKPHDAIRQYIRHYTKPGDLVLDPFCGSGGTALAALMEGRKAIAIDRSPAATFITKNYCTPVDVQKFEKGINQLLVLMRPYLKCLYSVKCPRCGKTGEIGYTVYSPLVQCIKCMSAVPRYPKGDEKNRTCPECTTDFSGKEKVLDTVPVRMMVKCLDGCRRKTEIHTFSQKMNDISDDIELPAWYCRDLDDRLTKKFPEGLITRQPIAAGAFTIADLYTKRNLLAGKLLFSAISAINCENDIKDLLKFVFNGIVLNISKMLRETKRAIQSGTYYLPPLFRELHIWNAFSYKASQVSKSLHEINESLNSPSIPLVVTTQSAVDLSAIPKESVDYIFTDPPYGAKVQFAEANLAWEVWQGFDTNWWDEEIIVNTPRQVDNQKWYSLMLNSMEEANRILKPGRGLSVCFHGDAGLWQMLQDIMALSGFLPEKSNEGALYIDAREKSYKQRTADNVQLRDLVINFRKPKPSEVTAIIAITGDEDETTFNDKVREIIRDYVGANPGSTKDRIYDEVVSRMVRSGQMEAHDFNELLGQVADEAKIESGKNGGGRWYLKETELVVADAAENAREDSAAEKLGVFIKGFLKKNLGDEGVHYSDLFEHYIYAVKDKPRRQLAEFLPDYFYKTDQGTWRLPASEEEEKAKREARVKGLGRRVKRYIAQLEQGAVIPDHERPNDATLAEWIRHCKRAGLYEQGKLLYEKGGLNSDNLPEEAMVNVEEDYQVCARMLARTQADGSAKTRKKG, encoded by the coding sequence ATGGCCAGAAAATACGATCCGCATGCTGGAAGCCTTTTCAAGAAGGAAGTCCCCGAAATGCCGGAGGGGTACTATTCGGGTGATAAGCCGAACCCAAACCTGCGGACATTCGTGGAGCAGCATCTGAAAGAGCGGCCCTACGATCCGGAGACGGATGACTACGACGTTCCTGCCTTCGACAAGCCCATTGAGACCACCAAGGCCACGGCCATATACAACATGCACACTTACTGGTCCAAAAAACCCCACGACGCAATCCGCCAGTATATCCGGCACTATACCAAACCCGGCGATCTGGTGCTCGATCCCTTCTGCGGTTCCGGCGGCACGGCCTTGGCTGCGCTCATGGAGGGACGCAAGGCCATTGCCATTGATCGTTCCCCGGCCGCGACCTTCATCACAAAGAACTACTGTACGCCGGTCGACGTTCAAAAGTTTGAAAAGGGTATAAATCAGCTTTTGGTGTTAATGCGTCCCTATCTGAAATGTCTTTATTCAGTTAAATGTCCACGTTGCGGTAAGACAGGTGAAATTGGGTATACTGTTTATTCGCCTCTTGTTCAGTGTATCAAATGCATGTCTGCGGTGCCTCGCTATCCAAAAGGTGATGAAAAGAACAGAACTTGCCCAGAATGCACCACTGATTTCAGTGGAAAGGAGAAGGTGCTCGACACTGTTCCTGTCCGAATGATGGTGAAATGTTTGGACGGCTGTCGACGAAAGACAGAAATACACACTTTTTCTCAAAAAATGAACGATATCAGTGACGATATAGAATTACCTGCGTGGTACTGTAGAGACCTTGATGATAGATTAACAAAAAAATTTCCAGAGGGATTGATAACACGACAACCGATTGCAGCCGGTGCATTCACAATCGCTGATTTATACACAAAACGGAATCTATTAGCAGGAAAGCTCCTTTTTAGTGCCATCTCTGCAATTAATTGTGAAAATGATATTAAGGATTTACTTAAATTCGTTTTTAACGGAATCGTTCTTAACATCTCTAAAATGCTCAGAGAAACAAAACGTGCAATTCAATCTGGGACATATTATCTACCTCCACTTTTTCGCGAGCTGCATATTTGGAATGCTTTTTCTTACAAAGCATCTCAGGTTTCCAAATCACTTCATGAAATTAATGAGTCGCTCAATTCGCCATCAATACCGTTGGTTGTAACAACTCAAAGCGCGGTGGATCTTTCCGCTATCCCGAAAGAGTCTGTAGACTATATCTTCACCGATCCCCCATATGGTGCAAAAGTCCAATTTGCTGAGGCAAACCTTGCTTGGGAAGTATGGCAGGGTTTTGACACAAACTGGTGGGACGAGGAGATAATCGTCAATACACCACGTCAAGTTGATAATCAAAAATGGTATTCTCTTATGCTGAATTCTATGGAGGAGGCAAACAGAATACTAAAACCAGGTAGAGGGTTATCAGTTTGTTTTCACGGAGATGCAGGTTTGTGGCAGATGCTTCAAGATATTATGGCTTTGTCAGGATTCCTTCCTGAGAAGAGCAACGAGGGTGCTTTATACATCGACGCAAGAGAAAAATCATATAAGCAGCGGACAGCCGACAATGTTCAGCTTAGAGACCTCGTCATTAACTTCCGCAAGCCCAAGCCAAGCGAAGTAACAGCTATCATCGCAATCACCGGCGATGAAGATGAAACGACCTTTAACGACAAAGTCCGCGAGATCATCCGGGATTACGTCGGTGCTAATCCTGGCAGCACCAAGGACCGTATCTATGACGAGGTCGTAAGCCGAATGGTCCGCAGTGGCCAGATGGAGGCTCATGATTTCAATGAACTCCTTGGCCAAGTGGCCGATGAGGCCAAGATCGAGAGCGGAAAAAATGGTGGTGGCCGCTGGTACCTAAAAGAGACCGAGTTGGTGGTCGCCGATGCGGCCGAAAACGCTCGGGAAGATTCGGCAGCCGAGAAGCTCGGAGTGTTCATCAAGGGGTTTCTCAAGAAGAACCTCGGAGACGAAGGCGTCCACTACAGCGACCTTTTCGAGCACTACATTTACGCGGTAAAGGACAAGCCGCGCCGCCAACTGGCCGAGTTCCTGCCCGACTATTTTTACAAAACCGACCAAGGAACCTGGCGACTTCCCGCCTCCGAGGAAGAGGAAAAGGCCAAGCGTGAAGCCCGGGTCAAGGGCCTGGGCCGGAGGGTGAAGCGCTACATCGCCCAGCTTGAACAAGGCGCTGTCATTCCCGACCACGAGCGGCCGAACGACGCTACGCTCGCCGAGTGGATACGCCACTGCAAGCGAGCCGGACTCTATGAACAGGGCAAGCTCTTGTACGAGAAAGGTGGACTCAATTCCGACAACCTCCCCGAGGAGGCCATGGTTAATGTCGAAGAAGACTATCAAGTCTGCGCAAGGATGCTGGCAAGAACTCAAGCTGATGGTTCAGCAAAGACAAGGAAGAAAGGTTAA
- a CDS encoding conserved hypothetical protein (Evidence 4 : Unknown function but conserved in other organisms): MKSTEIIEAIRQKLTVPGGRHLYGVLGTYTQLNGFAKKLNQAKTTDGDPFPKPVNVNRGILDAIPDEEFKELAENEAKRPEPTAAHVARAFERFLRANLTGKGILVLSNLEMLFAYHIELNLLRTMAADEDRVLLLLPGRRSRGRIIMFHEMDEGDYTLPTNLIAENHLWEIRE, encoded by the coding sequence ATGAAGTCCACCGAGATCATAGAAGCTATTCGTCAGAAGCTCACGGTTCCCGGTGGGCGGCACCTATATGGCGTTCTGGGCACCTACACTCAACTCAACGGGTTCGCCAAGAAACTGAATCAGGCCAAGACCACCGACGGCGATCCTTTTCCCAAACCTGTCAACGTAAACCGGGGCATCCTGGACGCCATCCCGGATGAAGAGTTCAAAGAGCTTGCTGAAAACGAAGCCAAACGCCCTGAGCCAACAGCAGCGCATGTGGCCAGGGCCTTCGAGCGTTTCCTGCGCGCGAATCTCACCGGAAAGGGCATCCTCGTCCTGTCCAATCTGGAGATGCTCTTTGCCTATCACATCGAGCTGAATCTGCTACGAACTATGGCGGCGGACGAGGATCGAGTCCTGCTTCTCTTGCCCGGCCGGAGGTCGCGCGGTCGGATCATCATGTTTCATGAAATGGACGAGGGCGACTACACGCTGCCCACGAACCTCATAGCTGAAAACCACCTGTGGGAGATTAGGGAATAG
- a CDS encoding DNA repair-like protein has protein sequence MPDTGNKGHRQRLRERFASGEESSRSEEALLELLLTYAIPQKDVQPLVKRLLAEYGSLPALLEAPMESLCQSDGIKENSAVLLKLVDWIRQHYGPKRPGKETLKPPRQTTLFETISPELEQASSAVAEPHREKVIQRYGTEMFGKAVLKEAIQILPKLPDSESLDEIRSFLRAKLHFSAEQTRHRYANYITRRMFPEGYADAPLRLFAKAFPDAQELRDVCFYRFLLSEPLEVEMIEDLILPNLGTGRLSRERIRKRLAEKFPEAKSIVDCGKAIVDALTAGGIAKADRTKISFAYRDIPVTSFAFVLHSEFPEPGMYDIRKLDENRMIRAMLWNPERLLHALYELRNHGLISKISEIDNIRQFTTKHTLAGVVEQIVSGGKKP, from the coding sequence ATGCCGGATACAGGGAACAAAGGTCATCGACAACGATTAAGGGAGCGCTTCGCGAGCGGCGAGGAAAGCTCTCGCTCAGAGGAAGCCCTGCTGGAGCTTCTGCTGACCTATGCCATCCCGCAAAAGGACGTTCAGCCGCTTGTCAAACGGCTGCTCGCGGAATACGGCAGCCTCCCAGCCCTGCTGGAGGCCCCGATGGAATCCCTTTGTCAGTCCGACGGCATTAAGGAAAACAGCGCGGTCCTTCTTAAACTGGTTGACTGGATTCGCCAGCATTATGGCCCCAAACGGCCCGGCAAAGAAACACTCAAGCCACCGAGGCAAACCACGCTGTTCGAGACGATTTCCCCAGAGTTGGAGCAGGCGTCTTCGGCGGTCGCTGAACCGCACCGTGAAAAGGTAATCCAGAGGTACGGCACGGAGATGTTCGGCAAGGCCGTGCTCAAGGAGGCTATCCAGATTCTTCCCAAGCTTCCGGATAGCGAGTCGCTGGACGAAATACGCTCCTTCCTCCGCGCCAAGCTCCATTTCAGCGCCGAACAGACCCGGCACCGATATGCCAATTACATCACACGCAGGATGTTCCCGGAAGGCTATGCAGACGCCCCTTTGCGTTTATTCGCCAAGGCTTTCCCGGATGCCCAGGAACTTCGGGATGTCTGCTTCTACCGTTTCCTTCTCTCGGAGCCGCTCGAGGTGGAGATGATCGAGGACCTTATCCTTCCCAATCTCGGCACCGGCCGCTTGAGCCGTGAGCGCATACGAAAACGCCTTGCCGAAAAGTTTCCCGAGGCCAAAAGTATCGTGGATTGCGGCAAGGCCATCGTGGATGCCCTTACCGCGGGAGGGATTGCCAAGGCCGACCGGACTAAGATCAGCTTTGCCTATCGGGATATTCCGGTGACATCCTTCGCTTTTGTTCTTCACAGCGAGTTCCCGGAACCGGGCATGTACGACATCCGCAAGCTCGATGAGAATCGCATGATTCGGGCCATGCTCTGGAACCCGGAACGGCTCCTCCATGCCCTTTATGAACTGCGCAACCATGGGCTCATCAGCAAGATTTCGGAAATCGATAACATTCGCCAGTTCACGACCAAACACACGCTCGCCGGAGTGGTCGAGCAGATCGTCTCCGGAGGGAAAAAGCCATGA
- a CDS encoding Helix-turn-helix DNA binding domain-containing protein (fragment) encodes MEDRWLSVDEIADHLGIKRDTVYKWISERQMPGHKIGRLWKFDRKEVDAWVKSGAAGEKDNEDPNPTKDRSK; translated from the coding sequence ATGGAAGACCGATGGCTCTCCGTGGATGAGATTGCTGACCATCTCGGCATCAAGCGGGATACGGTCTACAAGTGGATTAGCGAACGGCAGATGCCGGGCCACAAGATCGGTCGGCTCTGGAAGTTCGACAGAAAAGAAGTGGACGCGTGGGTGAAGTCCGGCGCAGCCGGCGAAAAGGACAATGAAGACCCCAACCCGACAAAGGACAGGTCGAAATAA
- a CDS encoding AIG2 family protein, translating to MTDTPMNPTEPLKPNTNGMLRLFVYGTLKRGFWNHDRFCRGVLTVEDAVVRGRLFETSSSIPVLEVPEEDILAVGTTNPLADVATQAHVAARMSNPEPTPDRLLEKGMDAPWGPVYGELLTFDDPETRLPAIDRLEGFHPGGPCLYRRVLVPVQVNGTMLPAWLYVGEDPISGSLKPIGKPIWTR from the coding sequence GTGACAGACACCCCAATGAACCCAACAGAACCCTTGAAGCCGAACACAAACGGAATGCTGAGACTCTTCGTCTACGGCACACTGAAGCGCGGTTTCTGGAACCACGACCGCTTTTGCCGGGGNGTCCTGACGGTGGAGGACGCTGTCGTCCGCGGCCGCCTCTTCGAGACATCCTCCAGCATCCCAGTCCTGGAGGTCCCGGAGGAGGACATCCTTGCCGTCGGGACCACCAACCCGCTCGCCGACGTGGCCACACAAGCGCACGTCGCGGCCCGCATGTCCAATCCCGAGCCAACCCCCGACCGGCTCCTGGAGAAGGGCATGGACGCGCCCTGGGGCCCCGTGTACGGGGAGCTTCTGACCTTCGACGACCCCGAGACCCGCCTTCCGGCCATTGACCGGTTGGAGGGGTTTCACCCTGGCGGTCCCTGCCTCTACCGCCGCGTCCTGGTCCCGGTCCAGGTCAACGGAACCATGCTTCCGGCCTGGCTCTATGTGGGTGAGGACCCGATCTCCGGCAGTCTAAAGCCGATAGGCAAGCCCATCTGGACTCGATAG
- a CDS encoding Glucosamine 6-phosphate synthetase-like protein, translating to MCGLAGVIFGNKRRRAEEREYLAWLFTRLLVLSEERGPHATGAAWLDTDGGHRLFKRPVTAERFVTDKAFAELLAGINNRAALLLGHTRWRTRGDERVNSNNHPIRAGEVIGTHNGTIYNANYLFRRWKLRRFAEVDSEILFRLAANAARDGAMDIERFKERLRRCRGQITAVIACRTDPQTVIVLKGNRPLELRWHPRRKAVLYASDPVYLDAVLAEEKGWREIAVPPMSLMVFRREDLAGYSVEPFEFIAQERKGAEQ from the coding sequence ATGTGCGGGCTCGCGGGCGTCATCTTCGGAAATAAGCGGCGACGCGCCGAGGAGCGGGAGTATCTCGCCTGGCTCTTCACCCGCCTGCTCGTTCTGAGCGAGGAGCGCGGACCACACGCCACCGGCGCGGCATGGCTCGACACCGACGGCGGACACCGGCTCTTCAAACGGCCGGTGACGGCCGAGCGGTTCGTGACGGACAAGGCCTTCGCCGAACTCCTGGCCGGCATAAACAACCGCGCCGCGCTCCTCCTCGGCCATACCCGTTGGCGCACCCGAGGGGACGAACGGGTCAACAGCAACAACCACCCAATCCGCGCCGGGGAGGTGATCGGCACCCACAACGGCACCATCTACAACGCCAATTACCTTTTCCGCCGCTGGAAGCTGCGGCGCTTCGCCGAGGTGGACAGCGAAATTCTGTTCCGCCTGGCCGCGAACGCCGCACGGGACGGTGCCATGGATATCGAGCGGTTCAAGGAGCGGCTCCGCCGCTGCCGCGGGCAGATCACCGCCGTCATCGCCTGCCGGACCGATCCGCAAACCGTCATCGTGCTCAAGGGCAACCGACCGTTGGAACTGCGCTGGCATCCCCGCCGCAAGGCCGTCCTCTATGCCTCGGACCCCGTATACCTCGACGCTGTGCTGGCGGAGGAAAAAGGCTGGCGTGAGATTGCGGTCCCGCCAATGAGCCTGATGGTGTTCCGGCGCGAGGACCTGGCCGGGTACTCGGTGGAGCCGTTCGAGTTCATCGCCCAGGAGAGAAAGGGGGCGGAACAGTGA
- a CDS encoding conserved hypothetical protein (Evidence 4 : Unknown function but conserved in other organisms): protein MRVLXRNTALNGQPLEGDGEVFTGATVTDVVLAMKGATLFSDQRDLEDYIDMVLRNAKMLSGVELTVRGDTAEEKAVSFLDALIKHGLAEVQDDKPAWIPIPALVWQGIDAVRLSGXTNMLDRPVVARLAGELGWPDAARWIEEHPKEYAEGVFRGFIVDPQGGKP, encoded by the coding sequence ATGAGAGTGCTGATNCGAAACACCGCCCTCAATGGGCAGCCGCTGGAAGGCGACGGCGAGGTCTTCACCGGGGCGACGGTGACTGACGTGGTCCTGGCCATGAAAGGAGCCACGCTCTTTTCCGACCAGCGGGACCTCGAGGACTACATCGACATGGTCCTGCGCAACGCCAAGATGCTGTCCGGCGTCGAGCTTACGGTCCGGGGCGACACGGCAGAGGAAAAGGCCGTATCCTTCTTGGATGCCCTGATCAAACATGGCCTTGCCGAGGTGCAGGACGACAAACCCGCGTGGATACCGATTCCCGCCCTGGTCTGGCAGGGCATCGACGCGGTCCGGCTCTCGGGGNTGACCAACATGCTCGACCGGCCGGTCGTCGCCCGGCTGGCCGGAGAGCTCGGCTGGCCCGACGCCGCGCGCTGGATCGAGGAGCACCCGAAGGAGTATGCCGAGGGCGTCTTCCGCGGGTTCATCGTCGATCCGCAGGGAGGGAAACCCTGA
- a CDS encoding Amidoligase enzyme: MDLXRINFGIEIETVKRTRERVAQAIQSVVGGQVRHIGSPGSFDPWEVTDDHGRVWKVVSDGSLINVPVHLRAEMVSPVLSYEDIPVLQEVVRALRACGAKVDERCGIHVHVDATAFDGRTLGNLAKIVYKQEALILTALGVNETRRRNYSKPVSDNLIAQIERRRPRTRDQLNHIWYGYHNRQPQHYDSTRYHGVNLHNVWYRGTVEFRWFEGTLHAGKVKAYIQLVLAVAAKALNGRAASSRKRSFDPQSARYDFRVFLLHLGLIGDEFKTARKHLIAALPGDSAFKRGRVKPDEQPAPKAEPLTEAGPETRPPAFTGDETGGTQGGAS, encoded by the coding sequence ATGGACTTACNCCGGATCAACTTCGGAATCGAGATCGAGACAGTCAAACGGACGCGCGAGCGGGTNGCCCAGGCGATCCAGTCGGTGGTGGGCGGACAGGTCCGCCACATCGGCAGCCCGGGGAGCTTCGACCCCTGGGAGGTCACCGACGACCATGGACGGGTTTGGAAAGTGGTATCCGACGGCTCGCTCATCAATGTGCCGGTCCACCTGCGGGCCGAGATGGTGAGTCCCGTCCTGTCCTACGAGGACATCCCCGTCCTCCAGGAGGTCGTCCGGGCGCTGCGGGCCTGTGGAGCCAAGGTGGACGAACGCTGCGGCATCCACGTCCACGTCGACGCCACAGCCTTTGACGGCCGGACCCTCGGCAACCTCGCCAAGATCGTCTACAAGCAGGAAGCGCTCATCCTCACCGCCCTGGGTGTTAACGAGACCCGCCGCCGCAACTACAGCAAACCGGTGAGCGACAATCTCATCGCGCAGATCGAGAGACGCCGTCCCAGGACCAGGGACCAGCTCAACCACATTTGGTACGGCTACCACAATCGGCAGCCCCAGCACTACGACAGCACCCGCTACCACGGAGTGAACCTGCACAACGTCTGGTACCGGGGCACNGTCGAGTTCCGCTGGTTCGAGGGAACTCTCCACGCGGGCAAGGTGAAAGCTTACATCCAACTGGTCCTGGCCGTGGCGGCCAAGGCGCTGAACGGCCGGGCGGCATCGAGCCGCAAGCGGTCCTTCGACCCGCAGAGCGCCCGGTACGACTTCCGGGTCTTCCTGCTCCACCTAGGGCTCATCGGTGATGAGTTCAAGACCGCGCGCAAGCATCTGATCGCCGCCCTGCCGGGGGACTCGGCCTTCAAACGGGGCAGAGTAAAACCAGACGAACAACCCGCCCCAAAGGCGGAGCCCCTCACGGAGGCCGGGCCCGAAACCCGGCCTCCGGCATTTACGGGAGACGAGACCGGCGGGACGCAAGGAGGCGCGTCATGA
- a CDS encoding hypothetical protein (Evidence 5 : Unknown function), with product MSITIKSNTDTILELPGFTGTLGPGKSSVVPAMTPDLLRAVDLGLLLVPSGAEPPDGLPSVVFDHRYPQVLPLTAGRAYYVRVLRSPSTFHDGTRARNFIAYYGDGAGMSCTFSDDGFSWETEKKVSGIATNGYHVVCALETVNRLRILYWNPDVPNQPYAMAGLRTAISDPLVDPAAFTGDTPCAGDLVTEGSVQVWNRGHYGPSFLWYNPLPTSGDGRPFTWRYAMYFIASTGGNDSLGLACSDDAVEWKLIGNGPILSGLIAPQPWEGANGYVSAAHVERLPDGRWWMLYSGGSAGNAGIGYAWSWDRVHWRKAEINPVFKNGSGPFLERCYTPSLVRDADGSLLLYRAAKDATAYRTFVSRLRAPALGWSDLLGPDRLGQGLTSREAIHRGVGTQAERDAAIPNPSMGDEWFNTDLAGGGKWEKHTGTDWKWS from the coding sequence ATGAGCATCACCATCAAGAGCAACACCGACACGATTCTGGAACTACCGGGGTTCACCGGAACCCTCGGACCGGGTAAGAGCTCGGTCGTTCCGGCGATGACCCCGGACCTGCTGCGCGCGGTGGATTTAGGCCTGCTGCTGGTCCCCTCCGGAGCGGAACCGCCCGATGGTCTGCCGTCGGTGGTGTTCGACCACCGCTACCCGCAGGTTCTGCCTCTAACCGCCGGGCGCGCTTATTATGTCCGCGTCCTTCGGTCTCCGAGCACTTTCCACGATGGAACCCGTGCCCGCAATTTCATCGCCTATTACGGCGACGGCGCGGGCATGAGCTGCACCTTCTCCGACGACGGTTTCTCCTGGGAAACGGAGAAAAAGGTCTCCGGCATCGCAACCAACGGCTATCATGTGGTCTGCGCGTTGGAGACCGTAAACCGGCTGCGCATCCTCTACTGGAACCCGGACGTTCCCAACCAGCCCTATGCCATGGCCGGTCTGCGCACAGCGATCTCTGATCCTTTGGTCGACCCCGCCGCGTTCACGGGCGACACCCCGTGCGCCGGCGACCTGGTCACCGAGGGAAGCGTCCAGGTTTGGAACCGCGGCCATTACGGGCCGTCGTTCCTCTGGTACAACCCGCTGCCCACCTCGGGAGACGGAAGACCTTTCACCTGGCGCTATGCCATGTATTTTATTGCCTCGACCGGCGGCAACGACAGCCTCGGTCTGGCCTGTTCCGACGATGCCGTCGAGTGGAAATTGATCGGAAACGGCCCGATCCTTTCCGGCTTGATCGCCCCGCAGCCTTGGGAAGGCGCGAACGGCTACGTCTCCGCNGCCCACGTGGAGCGGCTTCCGGACGGGCGCTGGTGGATGCTCTATTCCGGGGGCTCCGCGGGAAACGCCGGCATCGGCTACGCATGGTCCTGGGACCGCGTCCACTGGCGCAAGGCCGAGATCAACCCCGTGTTCAAAAACGGCAGCGGGCCGTTCCTCGAACGCTGCTACACGCCGAGCCTGGTCCGGGACGCCGACGGCTCGCTGCTCCTTTACCGGGCGGCCAAGGATGCGACCGCCTACCGGACCTTCGTTTCCCGTCTGCGGGCTCCGGCCCTCGGCTGGAGCGACCTGCTCGGACCTGACCGGCTCGGCCAGGGGCTCACCTCGCGGGAGGCCATCCATCGAGGCGTCGGCACCCAGGCCGAACGCGACGCGGCCATCCCCAATCCCTCCATGGGCGACGAGTGGTTCAACACCGACCTCGCGGGCGGAGGCAAGTGGGAGAAACACACCGGGACCGACTGGAAGTGGAGCTGA
- a CDS encoding hypothetical protein (Evidence 5 : Unknown function): MIVRRQGGLTEFIPSPQEKREGILRDHTLDLLANLDARMRRIEELHGIEPEAAEAFSELMALIRRQEIEAGRINRELMDAGYQHEDSAAALAAQAGRNQP, translated from the coding sequence ATGATCGTTCGAAGACAAGGCGGATTGACCGAGTTCATTCCGTCACCACAGGAAAAACGCGAGGGCATCCTGCGGGATCACACCCTCGATCTGCTCGCCAATCTCGACGCCCGCATGCGGCGCATCGAGGAACTGCACGGTATTGAGCCGGAGGCCGCGGAGGCGTTCTCCGAACTCATGGCCCTCATCCGGCGGCAGGAGATCGAAGCCGGGCGGATCAACCGGGAACTGATGGACGCCGGATACCAGCATGAAGATTCAGCCGCGGCGCTTGCGGCGCAGGCCGGGAGGAACCAACCATGA